The following are encoded together in the Ictalurus punctatus breed USDA103 chromosome 1, Coco_2.0, whole genome shotgun sequence genome:
- the lrrc4bb gene encoding leucine-rich repeat-containing protein 4B, which yields MLAAMLTGLCSPFPLLSLVQLLLWPYLSGPQLAEAAPPCPAPCTCSNQASRVICTRKGLDEVPQSISVNTRYLNLQENSIQMIKSDTFKHLSHLEILQLSKNHIRQIEVGAFNGLPNLITLELFDNLLPLVPSQAFEYLSKLRELWLRNNPIETLPAYAFHRVPSLRRLDLGELRKLSFISEVAFEGLVNLRFLNLGMCGLKDVPNLTPLVKLEELELSGNQLGVVRPGSFQGLVSLRKLWLMHSRISLIERNAFDDLKNLEELNLSHNSLHSLPHDLFTPLQQLERVHLNHNPWVCGCDVLWLSWWLKETVPDNSTCCARCHAPPGTKGRYIGDLDQRDFTCYAPVIVEPPTDLNVTEGMAAELKCRTGTSMTSVNWLTPNGTLMTHGAYKVRISVLHDGTLNFTNVTMQDTGPYTCMVTNSAGNTTATAVLNVSASDPGSGYSYFTTVTVETVETGQEVHNSARQFVNETFIGFPGPTASSGSTGPSGSVPSSLSPHVTRAPERPFTVSITDVANLSGLEDVMKTTKIIIGCFVAITFMAAVMLVVFYKLRKQHQLHKHHGPARAIEIINVEDEMGPPGGASGIAGGSTLHSGAGPGTGSGPGPNLRLHDPEIVTLPNIGRSDHVNHYYKTHHFNNNVLGLNMGVGQTGNKTSPSSKKQALSTNQTATSVDSTNPGSVSPPLPIPIPMAMTFHGTLKSFSHTPSSQNEPLLLSNGSKESVQETQI from the exons ATGTTGGCTGCCATGTTAACAGGCCTCTGTAGCCCCTTCCCCCTCCTCTCCTTAGTCCAGCTCTTATTATGGCCATATCTCAGTGGACCACAACTGGCTGAGGCGGCTCCCCCTTGCCCTGCCCCCTGTACCTGCTCCAATCAGGCGAGTAGGGTGATTTGTACCAGAAAGGGACTGGATGAAGTCCCACAAAGCATCTCAGTCAACACACGATACCTCAACCTGCAAGAAAACTCCATACAG aTGATCAAATCTGACACCTTTAAACACCTGAGTCACCTGGAGATCCTTCAGCTGTCAAAGAATCACATTCGTCAGATTGAAGTTGGAGCATTTAATGGCCTCCCAAACCTCATCACGCTCGAGCTTTTCGATAATCTTCTGCCATTGGTCCCATCGCAAGCATTTGAATATCTTAGTAAACTGCGTGAACTCTGGCTGCGAAATAATCCAATAGAAACGCTCCCAGCCTATGCTTTCCACCGTGTTCCTTCCCTCCGTCGTTTGGACCTTGGTGAACTCCGGAAGCTCAGTTTCATCTCAGAGGTGGCCTTTGAAGGACTAGTAAACCTCCGCTTTCTGAATTTGGGAATGTGTGGATTGAAAGATGTTCCAAATTTGACGCCACTCGTGAAACTAGAGGAACTTGAACTTTCTGGGAACCAGCTAGGCGTAGTTCGTCCAGGATCTTTCCAAGGTCTTGTTTCACTTCGCAAGTTGTGGCTTATGCACTCACGCATCTCGCTGATTGAACGCAATGCTTTTGATGACCTGAAGAACCTAGAGGAGCTCAACCTgtcccacaattccttgcattCACTGCCCCATGACCTTTTTACACCACTACAACAACTCGAAAGGGTTCACCTGAACCACAATCCCTGGGTTTGTGGCTGTGATGTTCTCTGGCTCAGTTGGTGGTTGAAGGAGACTGTGCCAGATAACTCCACCTGCTGTGCTCGCTGCCATGCTCCGCCTGGCACCAAGGGACGCTACATCGGTGACCTGGATCAGAGAGACTTCACTTGCTATGCCCCTGTGATCGTGGAGCCGCCAACTGACCTGAATGTGACTGAGGGAATGGCAGCGGAGCTGAAATGTCGAACTGGGACATCTATGACCTCTGTGAATTGGTTGACCCCTAATGGAACCCTGATGACCCATGGTGCTTACAAAGTACGAATCTCAGTGTTACATGATGGCACCTTGAACTTCACTAATGTCACCATGCAGGATACTGGGCCATACACCTGCATGGTGACCAACTCGGCCGGAAACACCACGGCAACCGCCGTCCTCAACGTGTCTGCCTCTGACCCTGGCAGTGGATACAGCTACTTTACAACAGTTACTGTGGAAACAGTGGAGACTGGGCAGGAAGTTCACAATTCTGCTCGGCAATTCGTCAATGAGACCTTCATCGGTTTTCCAGGACCAACAGCATCATCAGGGTCAACCGGACCTTCAGGGTCGGTGCCATCGTCCCTGTCACCTCATGTTACTCGTGCTCCAGAGCGCCCTTTCACAGTCTCTATCACTGACGTTGCTAATCTTTCAGGTCTTGAGGACGTAATGAAGACAACAAAGATCATAATTGGCTGCTTTGTAGCCATCACCTTTATGGCTGCTGTGATGCTTGTGGTTTTCTACAaactgaggaagcagcaccaGCTACACAAGCATCACGGTCCTGCCCGTGCCATAGAGATAATCAACGTCGAGGATGAAATGGGGCCACCAGGGGGTGCTAGTGGCATTGCAGGTGGTTCCACCCTTCACTCCGGGGCAGGACCAGGAACTGGGAGTGGACCTGGACCAAATCTTCGACTCCACGACCCTGAAATTGTCACTCTGCCCAACATCGGGCGCTCAGATCATGTTAATCACTACTACAAAACTCACCACTTTAACAACAACGTCCTGGGACTCAACATGGGGGTGGGGCAAACTGGAAACAAGACAAGCCCCTCCTCCAAAAAACAGGCCCTGTCCACCAATCAGACAGCCACATCTGTTGACTCCACTAATCCTGGATCTGTCTCTCCACCGTTACCGATTCCGATCCCAATGGCAATGACTTTCCATGGAACACTGAAGAGCTTCAGCCACACCCCTAGCTCTCAGAATGAGCCTCTGCTGCTGTCCAATGGGTCCAAGGAGAGTGTGCAGGAAACAcagatctaa